Proteins encoded together in one Bradyrhizobium sp. CB82 window:
- a CDS encoding ParB/Srx family N-terminal domain-containing protein: MDALIDKAVVEVWPIGRLRPYERNSRRHSPEQIEQIAASIRQWGWTMPILAADDGMVLAGHGRLAAGKLIGIAEVPVIVARGWSETQKRAYVIADNRLTDASDWDDEMLRLELSDLLEGGFEIGLTGISEDELSKLSVGVAELEQMPELPIGDRSPYRDMTFILYGDQWETVDQAIRRATTRSDQPEPIATGQRAGGDLRRLSRCRNGPCSEQGVMMVAVPR; this comes from the coding sequence ATGGACGCTTTGATCGATAAAGCCGTCGTTGAGGTTTGGCCGATCGGGCGGCTGCGGCCCTATGAGCGGAATTCGCGGCGCCACTCGCCCGAGCAAATCGAGCAGATCGCGGCATCGATCCGCCAGTGGGGCTGGACGATGCCGATCCTCGCCGCCGATGACGGGATGGTTCTGGCCGGTCACGGGCGGCTAGCGGCGGGAAAATTGATCGGGATCGCCGAGGTCCCGGTCATCGTGGCGCGCGGGTGGAGCGAAACTCAGAAGCGCGCCTATGTCATCGCGGACAATCGGCTCACCGATGCGTCCGATTGGGATGACGAGATGCTGCGGCTCGAATTGAGCGACTTGCTGGAAGGCGGTTTCGAGATCGGGCTTACCGGCATCAGCGAGGACGAGTTATCGAAACTCTCGGTGGGCGTCGCCGAATTGGAGCAGATGCCAGAACTGCCCATTGGCGACCGCTCGCCTTATCGCGACATGACGTTTATTCTGTACGGCGACCAGTGGGAGACCGTCGACCAAGCGATCCGGCGGGCGACCACGCGATCCGACCAGCCCGAACCGATCGCCACAGGGCAACGCGCTGGCGGCGATCTGCGCCGACTATCTAGATGCCGTAATGGGCCCTGCTCCGAGCAAGGGGTCATGATGGTGGCTGTCCCCCGATAG